Proteins encoded within one genomic window of uncultured Desulfobacter sp.:
- a CDS encoding HlyD family efflux transporter periplasmic adaptor subunit: MLSDGCYPSCTTAQDTPIRLETFHTRRFSPLIWVLFLGLLAFSLWAFQSKIDQVARARGEVIASSRVQVLQAVDGGVLTKLNVKEGDRVEAGQELARLDQTKLGAAVLEIEARLAALNAKAARLKAEVSGQSSVKFSKKEWVFPEIVRVEKALFKQRKSGFAEEIRTLKVEVRLAGEEFELIRRLSDSGDVNRSEVIRTERALNDAQAKLINRKNKFLEDARIELTGIEDKIAQNDQILTQRKQQLADCVFKAPIPGIVKNIRVTTVGGVLRGGEELMQLVPVNDRLIVESKVSPADIAQIRNGLDVTIRFDPFDYTIFGAVKGKVVYVSADTLKEKTPRGEEIYYRVHVSTQNKSETTTGRKIDILPGMTAQLDIRIGERTLMNFLLKPVRKTLSQSFKDK; encoded by the coding sequence ATGTTATCTGACGGTTGTTATCCTTCCTGCACGACAGCCCAAGACACACCCATCAGGCTTGAGACCTTCCATACCCGGCGTTTTTCTCCGTTAATCTGGGTACTCTTTCTCGGATTGCTCGCCTTTAGCCTATGGGCGTTTCAATCCAAAATAGATCAGGTGGCCAGGGCCCGAGGCGAAGTGATCGCAAGCTCCCGGGTTCAAGTTCTCCAGGCGGTTGACGGCGGCGTATTAACCAAGCTGAATGTAAAGGAAGGAGACCGGGTCGAGGCCGGCCAGGAGCTGGCCCGGCTGGACCAGACAAAGCTTGGGGCTGCCGTCCTTGAAATAGAAGCCCGGCTGGCTGCACTCAACGCCAAAGCCGCACGGCTCAAGGCTGAAGTATCAGGGCAGTCATCAGTAAAATTTTCCAAGAAAGAGTGGGTATTTCCTGAAATCGTAAGAGTGGAAAAGGCATTGTTCAAGCAACGCAAATCAGGGTTTGCCGAAGAAATCAGAACCCTGAAAGTTGAAGTGAGACTAGCCGGAGAAGAGTTTGAACTGATCCGCAGACTTTCCGATTCCGGGGATGTCAACCGTTCTGAAGTCATCCGCACGGAACGTGCCCTGAACGACGCCCAGGCCAAGCTCATCAACCGGAAAAACAAATTCCTGGAAGATGCCCGCATTGAGCTGACCGGCATTGAGGACAAAATAGCACAAAATGACCAAATTCTGACCCAACGCAAGCAGCAGCTTGCGGACTGTGTATTCAAGGCCCCCATTCCCGGAATCGTGAAAAACATCCGGGTGACAACTGTCGGGGGAGTCCTCCGGGGAGGAGAAGAACTTATGCAACTGGTTCCGGTCAATGACCGTCTGATTGTTGAATCCAAAGTCAGCCCGGCGGACATCGCCCAGATCAGAAACGGACTGGATGTCACTATTCGGTTCGATCCGTTTGACTATACCATATTCGGAGCCGTCAAGGGGAAGGTGGTATATGTCAGCGCAGATACACTTAAAGAAAAAACTCCAAGGGGAGAAGAAATATACTACCGGGTTCACGTATCCACCCAAAATAAGTCGGAAACCACCACCGGCAGAAAAATCGATATTCTCCCAGGCATGACCGCACAGCTTGACATTCGTATCGGAGAACGGACTCTTATGAATTTTCTGCTTAAGCCGGTCCGCAAAACGCTGTCACAATCTTTTAAAGATAAGTAA